The Urbifossiella limnaea genome has a window encoding:
- a CDS encoding response regulator, with product MFTLLLVEDNELNRDMLSRRLERQGFRVVCAVDGEDGYRVARAERPDLILMDMHLPVMDGWEVTRRLKAEPDTRPTPVIALTADAMTGDREKALAAGCDDYDTKPVDLPRLLDKIRALIGHGGNG from the coding sequence ATGTTCACGCTGCTACTCGTCGAGGACAACGAGCTCAACCGCGACATGCTTTCCCGCCGGCTCGAGCGGCAGGGGTTCCGGGTGGTCTGCGCCGTGGACGGGGAGGACGGCTACCGGGTTGCCCGGGCGGAGCGGCCGGACCTGATCCTGATGGACATGCACCTGCCGGTGATGGACGGGTGGGAGGTCACCCGCCGGCTCAAGGCCGAGCCCGACACCCGGCCCACGCCGGTCATCGCGCTCACGGCCGACGCCATGACCGGCGACCGGGAGAAGGCCCTCGCCGCCGGGTGCGACGACTACGACACCAAGCCCGTCGACCTCCCCCGCCTCCTCGACAAGATTCGCGCCCTGATCGGCCACGGGGGGAACGGATGA
- a CDS encoding MBL fold metallo-hydrolase, translating to MPIQILTVESQPFAENSYVVWRDGGTEAFVIDPGFEPDLILEALSERQLTLAAIVCTHGHVDHIAGNAALKRDFPAAPILIGPGDAPMLTDADLNLSGPYGVPVTSPPADRLVTDGERLTVAGIELEVFDVPGHSPGHVVYVIRETSPPTVLGGDVLFRGSIGRVDFPGGSFATLKHHIERVLWPLPDGTVVYPGHGPVTTVGHEMRTNPFVGKGL from the coding sequence GTGCCGATCCAGATTCTCACCGTCGAGTCGCAGCCGTTCGCCGAGAACTCCTACGTCGTGTGGCGCGACGGCGGCACGGAGGCGTTCGTCATCGACCCCGGGTTCGAGCCCGACCTCATCCTGGAGGCGCTGTCCGAGCGGCAGCTCACGCTCGCGGCCATCGTCTGCACCCACGGCCACGTCGACCACATCGCCGGCAACGCCGCCCTGAAGCGCGACTTCCCCGCCGCCCCCATCCTGATCGGCCCGGGGGACGCGCCCATGCTGACGGACGCCGACCTGAACCTGAGCGGCCCGTACGGCGTGCCGGTGACGAGCCCCCCGGCCGACCGGCTGGTGACCGACGGCGAGCGTCTCACGGTCGCGGGGATCGAGCTGGAGGTGTTCGACGTGCCGGGCCACTCGCCGGGCCACGTCGTCTACGTGATCCGCGAGACGAGCCCGCCGACGGTGCTGGGCGGCGACGTGCTGTTCCGCGGCAGCATCGGCCGGGTCGATTTCCCCGGCGGCAGCTTCGCAACGCTGAAGCACCACATCGAGCGCGTGTTGTGGCCGCTGCCGGACGGCACGGTGGTGTACCCGGGTCACGGTCCGGTGACGACCGTGGGGCACGAGATGCGGACGAACCCGTTTGTCGGCAAGGGATTGTGA
- the fhcD gene encoding formylmethanofuran--tetrahydromethanopterin N-formyltransferase: MPATIDDTYAEAFRSIYASVLVTARDRTWLDHAITAATGNASSAILCDCEAGLDRYLDASDTPDGRPGAVVQFHVPRFWKDREARLERSVLVRVCQNVLTCPTTAAFNVLPADEKWFPLGRKVSYFGDGHQFAAERFGRRCWVVPILSGEFVIERRCGWADGLMGGNLWFFGATADGALEAATRAAAAAAQTPGVILPFPGGVASSGSKAGSKYKFAVASTYAEYCPTLRDALGGASKLPAGVASVQEIIINGRDLATIAAATQAAIAAAKDTPDLLTISAGNYGGKLGKSFVYLHPEKQPA; this comes from the coding sequence ATGCCGGCGACGATCGACGACACGTATGCCGAGGCGTTCCGCAGCATCTACGCGTCGGTGCTGGTGACGGCCCGCGACCGCACCTGGCTCGACCACGCCATCACCGCCGCCACCGGCAACGCCAGCTCCGCCATCCTCTGCGACTGCGAAGCCGGCCTCGACCGCTACCTCGACGCGAGCGACACGCCCGACGGCCGGCCCGGCGCGGTCGTGCAGTTCCACGTGCCGCGCTTCTGGAAGGACCGCGAGGCGAGGCTGGAGCGGAGCGTGCTCGTGCGCGTGTGCCAGAACGTGCTGACGTGCCCGACCACGGCCGCGTTCAACGTGCTGCCGGCCGACGAGAAGTGGTTCCCGCTGGGGCGGAAGGTGTCGTACTTCGGCGACGGCCACCAGTTCGCGGCGGAGCGGTTCGGGCGGCGCTGCTGGGTGGTGCCGATCCTCAGCGGCGAGTTCGTGATCGAGCGCCGCTGCGGCTGGGCCGACGGCCTGATGGGCGGCAACCTGTGGTTCTTCGGCGCCACCGCCGACGGGGCGCTCGAAGCGGCGACCCGCGCCGCCGCGGCCGCGGCGCAGACGCCGGGCGTGATCCTGCCGTTCCCCGGCGGGGTGGCGAGCAGCGGGTCGAAGGCGGGGAGCAAGTACAAGTTCGCCGTCGCCAGCACCTACGCCGAGTACTGCCCGACGCTGCGGGACGCGCTCGGCGGCGCGAGCAAGCTGCCGGCCGGGGTGGCGAGCGTGCAGGAGATCATCATCAACGGCCGCGACCTGGCGACGATCGCCGCGGCGACGCAGGCCGCCATCGCCGCGGCGAAGGACACGCCGGACTTGCTGACGATCTCGGCGGGGAACTACGGGGGGAAGCTGGGGAAGAGCTTCGTGTACCTGCACCCCGAGAAGCAGCCGGCGTGA
- a CDS encoding bestrophin-like domain, which yields MSALAISTAVLVCIFASAVAGVRLRPRFPDAHVNADTKDTVTLIMGVVGTLTGIVLGLLVTSAKSSFDAQRDGVARLAANVVVTDRALAHYGPEAREARAALRDSACDLVRRTWPAEPAPPGTPAEPVGADGRYDEVYDRVLALQPKTDAQRTTQAQAVTVLHDTAQLRGQLRSHGGSSIPPVFLVLIVAWLAVMFAAYSLFAPRHATTFVVLFLGAFVVSSAVFLILELDQGFGGVIRIPSQPLRDAVLQLGK from the coding sequence GTGAGCGCGCTCGCGATCAGCACCGCCGTACTCGTCTGCATCTTCGCCAGCGCCGTCGCCGGGGTCCGCCTGCGGCCCCGGTTCCCCGACGCGCACGTGAATGCGGACACCAAGGACACCGTCACGCTGATCATGGGCGTCGTCGGCACCCTGACCGGAATCGTCCTCGGGCTGCTCGTCACGTCGGCCAAGAGTTCCTTCGACGCCCAGCGGGACGGGGTGGCCCGGCTGGCGGCGAACGTCGTCGTGACCGACCGGGCGCTGGCGCACTACGGCCCCGAGGCCCGGGAGGCCCGCGCCGCGCTCCGCGACTCCGCCTGCGACCTGGTCCGCCGGACGTGGCCGGCGGAACCCGCGCCGCCGGGCACGCCGGCGGAGCCCGTCGGGGCCGACGGGCGGTACGACGAGGTGTACGACCGCGTCCTGGCCCTCCAGCCGAAGACCGACGCCCAGCGGACGACGCAGGCCCAGGCGGTGACCGTCCTCCACGACACGGCGCAGCTCCGCGGGCAGTTGCGGTCGCACGGCGGCAGTTCGATCCCGCCCGTCTTCCTCGTGCTGATCGTGGCCTGGCTGGCGGTCATGTTCGCGGCGTACAGCCTGTTCGCCCCGCGCCACGCCACGACCTTCGTCGTGCTGTTCCTGGGCGCGTTCGTGGTGTCGAGCGCGGTGTTCCTGATCCTGGAACTGGACCAGGGCTTCGGCGGGGTGATCCGCATCCCCAGCCAGCCGCTCCGCGACGCCGTCCTCCAGCTCGGCAAGTGA
- a CDS encoding RNA polymerase sigma factor, whose product MPDEFNTLALEGLLVRLRAGDPAARDEIIRACQKRLEALARKMLRKYPAVRRWAETGDVFVAAALKLLKALEKVPVADTRAFFGLAARIIRNELIDLARHFLGPRGIGANHASDPGQDTPEPAAPADDPAELERMAAFHEAVEDLPAEEREVVGLMYYHGWTQAQIAELLDRDERTVRRRYCRAVELLAERLGDNYPTG is encoded by the coding sequence ATGCCCGACGAGTTCAACACGCTCGCGCTGGAAGGCCTGCTGGTCCGCCTCCGGGCCGGGGACCCGGCCGCCCGGGACGAGATCATCCGCGCCTGCCAGAAGCGGCTGGAGGCGCTCGCCCGCAAGATGCTCCGCAAGTACCCGGCGGTGCGCCGGTGGGCGGAAACGGGGGACGTGTTCGTGGCCGCCGCGCTCAAGCTGCTCAAGGCGCTGGAGAAGGTGCCGGTCGCCGACACGCGGGCGTTCTTCGGCCTGGCCGCCCGGATCATCCGGAACGAGCTGATCGACCTGGCCCGGCACTTCCTGGGGCCGCGCGGGATCGGGGCGAACCACGCGAGCGACCCGGGCCAGGACACGCCCGAGCCGGCGGCCCCGGCCGACGACCCGGCGGAGCTGGAGCGGATGGCCGCGTTCCACGAGGCGGTGGAGGACCTCCCGGCGGAGGAGCGGGAGGTGGTGGGGCTGATGTACTACCACGGCTGGACCCAGGCCCAGATCGCGGAGCTCCTCGACCGCGACGAGCGGACCGTCCGGCGGCGGTACTGCCGGGCGGTCGAGCTCCTGGCGGAGCGTCTCGGCGACAACTACCCGACCGGCTGA
- a CDS encoding hybrid sensor histidine kinase/response regulator, whose product MSEADEAGPRACGPAPTGFPAVEPPDPVRTCRRVTRVGGAVGAAVGLLCLAGWWFALGPLGQRDSYYTLAPSVSLGFVLIAAAVLARVQRPTCPRARAVAAGVAALAVVWGVVRIAQALAGRADHETTEYRLLEAFWRVGAAGPGDAVMSPITAANFALAGVALALLSWAHPRTRAAAAALAALVVTVNALLLVDYALGAELVYRSTVFISVQTGLAWVFLGAALMAAAGPDRWPLRRVVGAASTEARLLRAFLPVTLAALLVASALHNLTYGTTSQDPLVAKHYQPLVCALWTVVTAGVVAAVVVRFARGIARQLDRAEAERCRVLDELRAARDAADASNRAKSQFLANMSHELRTPLNAVIGYSELLADAAGDDGRSEYLPDLGKIHAAGKHLLTLINDILDLSKIEAGRVTLAPEAVDVPALVATAATTIRPLVEKNGNTFVVDCPAGAGELTADPTRVRQCLYNLLGNAGKFTDRGEVRLEVAREERGGAGWVVFRVRDTGIGMTPEQLGRIFQPFVQADLSTTRKYGGTGLGLTITRKLARMMGGEVRVASEAGRGTEFTLELPARPAAAPALTAAPVAAAALPRPGVGNTVVAVDDDPAVLDILTRYLTGEGYRVVAVPRGADAVRVCREVRPAAVTLDVMMPEVDGWSVLAALKADPELAGIPVIMLTIVEDRSLGHALGAADYLFKPVDPGRLLATVRRHAPARRGLALMVEDDGPTREIVRRMLESDGWAVAEAGNGREALACVGRAKPGLIVLDLMMPEMDGFEFLTELQRHPDWRSIPVMVVTAKDLTPEDRGFLNGSLMLSGAGRRVLQKGAFSREDLLREVRDLLAVRV is encoded by the coding sequence ATGAGCGAGGCTGACGAGGCCGGCCCGCGGGCGTGCGGGCCGGCACCGACCGGGTTCCCGGCGGTCGAACCGCCCGACCCCGTTCGCACCTGCCGCCGGGTGACCCGCGTGGGCGGCGCCGTCGGGGCGGCCGTCGGGCTCCTCTGCCTGGCCGGCTGGTGGTTCGCCCTCGGCCCGCTCGGCCAGCGCGACTCCTACTACACCCTGGCCCCGAGCGTCAGCCTGGGGTTCGTCCTGATTGCGGCGGCCGTCCTCGCCCGGGTCCAGCGCCCGACCTGCCCGCGGGCGCGGGCGGTCGCGGCCGGGGTCGCCGCCCTCGCGGTCGTCTGGGGGGTGGTCCGCATCGCCCAGGCGCTGGCCGGGCGGGCCGACCACGAGACGACCGAGTACCGCCTCCTGGAAGCCTTCTGGCGGGTCGGGGCGGCCGGGCCCGGCGACGCGGTGATGTCCCCGATCACCGCCGCCAACTTCGCCCTGGCCGGCGTGGCCCTGGCCCTCCTGTCGTGGGCTCACCCCCGAACCCGGGCCGCCGCCGCCGCGCTGGCCGCGCTGGTAGTCACGGTCAACGCTCTGCTGCTCGTGGACTACGCCCTCGGGGCCGAGCTGGTCTACCGCTCCACGGTGTTCATCTCCGTCCAGACCGGGCTGGCCTGGGTGTTCCTCGGGGCGGCGCTGATGGCGGCGGCCGGGCCGGACCGGTGGCCGCTGCGGCGGGTGGTGGGGGCCGCGTCCACGGAGGCCCGGCTGCTGCGGGCGTTCCTCCCGGTCACCCTGGCCGCCCTGCTGGTCGCCAGCGCCCTGCACAACCTCACCTACGGGACGACGAGCCAGGACCCGCTGGTCGCAAAGCACTACCAGCCGCTGGTCTGCGCCCTGTGGACGGTCGTCACCGCCGGGGTGGTCGCGGCGGTCGTGGTCCGGTTCGCCCGCGGCATCGCCCGGCAGCTGGACCGGGCCGAGGCCGAGCGGTGCCGCGTCCTCGACGAGCTCCGCGCCGCCCGCGACGCCGCCGACGCCTCCAACCGGGCCAAGAGTCAGTTCCTGGCGAACATGAGCCACGAGCTGCGGACCCCGCTCAACGCGGTGATCGGGTACAGCGAGCTGCTGGCCGACGCGGCCGGCGACGACGGCCGCTCCGAGTACCTGCCCGACCTGGGGAAGATCCACGCCGCCGGGAAGCACCTGCTCACCCTCATCAACGACATCCTCGACCTGTCCAAGATCGAGGCCGGGCGGGTCACCCTGGCCCCGGAGGCGGTGGACGTTCCGGCGCTGGTCGCCACCGCGGCCACCACCATCCGCCCGCTGGTCGAGAAGAACGGAAACACGTTCGTGGTGGACTGCCCGGCCGGCGCCGGCGAGCTCACGGCCGACCCGACGCGGGTCCGCCAGTGCCTGTACAACCTGCTCGGCAACGCCGGCAAGTTCACCGACCGCGGGGAGGTTCGGCTGGAGGTCGCACGGGAGGAGCGGGGCGGGGCCGGGTGGGTGGTGTTCCGCGTCCGCGACACCGGCATCGGCATGACGCCCGAGCAGCTCGGCCGGATCTTCCAGCCGTTCGTCCAGGCCGACCTCTCGACCACGCGGAAGTACGGCGGGACCGGGCTGGGGCTGACCATCACCCGCAAGCTCGCCCGGATGATGGGCGGGGAGGTGCGGGTGGCGAGCGAGGCCGGGCGGGGGACGGAGTTCACGCTGGAGCTCCCGGCCCGCCCGGCGGCCGCGCCGGCGCTCACGGCCGCGCCGGTCGCGGCCGCCGCCCTGCCCCGGCCGGGGGTCGGGAACACGGTGGTGGCGGTGGACGACGACCCGGCGGTGCTCGACATCCTGACGCGGTACCTGACCGGCGAGGGGTACCGGGTGGTGGCGGTGCCGCGGGGGGCGGACGCCGTCCGGGTGTGCCGCGAGGTCCGGCCCGCGGCCGTCACCCTCGACGTGATGATGCCGGAGGTGGACGGGTGGTCGGTCCTGGCCGCGCTGAAGGCCGACCCGGAGCTGGCCGGGATCCCGGTGATCATGCTGACGATCGTGGAGGACCGGAGCCTGGGGCACGCCCTCGGCGCGGCCGACTACCTGTTCAAGCCGGTGGACCCGGGCCGGCTGCTGGCGACCGTCCGCCGGCACGCGCCGGCCCGGCGGGGGCTGGCGCTGATGGTCGAGGACGACGGCCCGACGCGGGAGATCGTGCGGCGGATGCTGGAGAGCGACGGGTGGGCGGTGGCCGAGGCGGGCAACGGGCGGGAGGCGCTGGCGTGCGTGGGGCGGGCGAAGCCGGGACTGATCGTCCTCGACCTGATGATGCCGGAGATGGATGGGTTCGAATTTCTGACGGAGTTGCAGCGGCACCCGGACTGGCGGTCGATCCCGGTGATGGTGGTGACGGCCAAGGACTTGACCCCGGAGGACCGGGGGTTCCTGAACGGGTCGCTGATGCTCAGCGGGGCGGGCCGGCGGGTGCTCCAGAAGGGGGCGTTCAGCCGCGAGGACCTGTTGCGCGAGGTCCGCGACCTGCTGGCCGTGCGGGTCTAA
- a CDS encoding adenylate/guanylate cyclase domain-containing protein, producing MTAATLPAAADPDWQAHAAEALLTPAVAARDLAARMLADAEPRGPDEFAADLRKVVAAAARLVGGLEDALAPTAPAPLPREVRHELRTPLNHVLGYAELWLEDAAEYLLEGFVGDLRELRRLAAGVLDQLNRATADARAADAVARPHTCDLLRRGRVLVVDDNEANRDILRRRLELDGHQVAEAADGAAAVDQARSWFPDVVLLDVVMPGVNGVEALRRLKADARLAHIPVIMVTALSDVGGAAGCIEMGAEDYLPKPCDPVLLRARVGACLEKKRLRDREAVYVRELDRERRRADELLHGILPPEVVGELKETGTVRPRRFNGVAVLFADVVNFTPFCDRNPPELVVELLQRLIEGWEEAARRHQAEKVKTVGDCMMVAAGLLRRTDDHPVRHAVRCGRDMIAATRALGVGWDLRVGVHWGPVVAGVIGRQKYLFDLWGDTVNTAARMESHGLPGHVTLSGDAWEHAAGACEGEPHGTVEVKGKGPMPVYRVAAG from the coding sequence ATGACCGCCGCCACCTTACCGGCCGCAGCCGACCCGGACTGGCAGGCCCACGCCGCCGAGGCGCTGCTCACCCCGGCCGTCGCCGCCCGCGACCTGGCCGCCCGGATGCTCGCCGACGCCGAGCCGCGCGGGCCGGACGAGTTCGCCGCCGACCTGCGGAAGGTGGTCGCGGCCGCCGCCCGGCTGGTGGGCGGGCTGGAGGACGCGCTCGCCCCTACGGCCCCGGCGCCGCTCCCCCGCGAGGTCCGGCACGAGCTGCGGACGCCGCTCAACCACGTCCTCGGGTACGCCGAGCTGTGGCTGGAGGACGCGGCCGAGTACCTGCTGGAGGGGTTCGTCGGCGACCTGCGGGAGCTGCGGCGGCTGGCGGCGGGCGTCCTCGACCAGCTGAACCGGGCGACCGCGGACGCCCGGGCCGCGGACGCCGTGGCCCGCCCGCACACCTGCGACCTGCTCCGCCGAGGCCGCGTCCTGGTGGTGGACGACAACGAGGCCAACCGGGACATCCTGCGCCGCCGGCTGGAACTGGACGGGCACCAGGTCGCGGAGGCCGCGGACGGGGCGGCCGCCGTCGACCAGGCCCGGTCCTGGTTCCCGGACGTCGTCCTGCTCGACGTCGTGATGCCCGGGGTGAACGGGGTCGAGGCCCTGCGGCGGCTGAAGGCCGACGCCCGCCTGGCCCACATCCCGGTCATCATGGTGACCGCCCTGTCCGACGTGGGCGGCGCCGCCGGGTGCATCGAGATGGGCGCCGAGGACTACCTCCCCAAGCCGTGCGACCCCGTTCTGCTCCGCGCCCGGGTCGGGGCGTGCCTGGAGAAGAAGCGGCTGCGCGACCGCGAGGCGGTGTACGTCCGCGAACTCGACCGGGAGCGGCGGCGCGCCGACGAGCTGCTCCACGGCATCCTCCCGCCGGAGGTGGTCGGGGAGCTGAAGGAGACCGGCACGGTCCGCCCGCGCCGGTTCAACGGGGTGGCCGTGCTGTTCGCCGACGTCGTCAACTTCACCCCGTTCTGCGACCGCAACCCGCCGGAGCTGGTGGTCGAGCTCCTCCAGCGGCTGATCGAGGGGTGGGAGGAGGCGGCCCGCCGGCACCAGGCGGAGAAGGTGAAGACGGTCGGCGACTGCATGATGGTCGCGGCCGGGCTGCTCCGCCGCACCGACGACCACCCGGTGCGGCACGCCGTCCGGTGCGGGCGGGACATGATCGCCGCCACGCGGGCGCTGGGGGTGGGGTGGGACCTGCGGGTCGGGGTCCACTGGGGGCCGGTGGTGGCCGGGGTGATCGGCCGGCAGAAGTACCTGTTCGACCTGTGGGGCGACACGGTCAACACGGCCGCCCGGATGGAGAGCCACGGGCTCCCCGGCCACGTCACCCTCAGCGGCGACGCCTGGGAGCACGCCGCCGGGGCGTGTGAGGGGGAGCCGCACGGGACCGTCGAGGTGAAGGGGAAGGGGCCGATGCCGGTGTACCGGGTGGCCGCCGGCTGA
- a CDS encoding LssY C-terminal domain-containing protein yields the protein MPVPPTSGRSRTMKRAAAGALALVLLYLAVAYLLVPALWREDARRHPAWAAAPRITHTGDGIPGDPLNVALVGTEAEVKKLLVAAGWYPADPLTLESCLEIAEASVLKRPYADAPVSNLFLFGRKQDLAFEQPVGDSPRKRHHVRFWKGDQPGPAGRPVWFGSATFDEHVGLSHTTGQVTHHIAPDLDAERDHLVGTLDRTGGVAEAFTVPGFHKTLEGRNGGGDPWRTDGSLSVVVVRPAGPTPRP from the coding sequence ATGCCCGTGCCCCCGACGAGCGGCCGCTCCCGCACCATGAAGCGGGCCGCCGCCGGCGCCCTCGCCCTGGTGCTGCTGTACCTCGCCGTGGCCTACCTGCTCGTGCCGGCGCTGTGGCGGGAGGACGCCCGCCGCCACCCGGCCTGGGCGGCCGCGCCCCGGATCACCCACACCGGCGACGGCATCCCGGGCGACCCGCTCAACGTCGCCCTGGTCGGCACCGAGGCGGAGGTGAAGAAGCTCCTCGTCGCCGCGGGGTGGTACCCGGCCGACCCGCTGACCCTCGAGAGCTGCCTGGAGATCGCCGAGGCCTCCGTCCTGAAGCGGCCCTACGCCGACGCCCCGGTCAGCAACCTGTTCCTGTTCGGCCGCAAGCAGGACCTGGCCTTCGAGCAGCCGGTGGGCGACAGCCCGCGGAAGCGGCACCACGTCCGCTTCTGGAAGGGCGACCAGCCCGGCCCGGCCGGCCGGCCGGTGTGGTTCGGGTCGGCCACCTTCGACGAGCACGTCGGCCTGAGCCACACCACCGGGCAGGTCACCCACCACATCGCCCCGGACCTCGACGCGGAGCGCGACCACCTCGTCGGCACACTCGACCGCACGGGCGGGGTGGCCGAGGCGTTCACCGTGCCCGGCTTCCACAAAACCCTGGAGGGGCGCAACGGCGGCGGCGACCCCTGGCGCACGGACGGCAGCCTGTCGGTCGTCGTGGTCCGGCCGGCGGGGCCGACCCCGCGCCCCTGA
- a CDS encoding DUF1501 domain-containing protein → MPARPCPGPSRRDALKFGSVALASAAHGLTAHGSPDDHTTNDPAVIFVWLPGGPPHQDTFDMKPDAPEEYRGAYRPVRTNVTGIDVCEHLPRLATMADKYALIRSVSHRFADHGGGHKRFLTGRDPAQPVGFVNDTPMVGSMAAEVLKHKHAAVPNYVCGVDGGRQQIDTFSFGSAYLGPQSHPFTFHGDPSDPKFDIQGLSARPEQSARLAERVGVLGALDRPLRGSDITGAAGAVDTHRGRALELVTTDTARNAFDLRREDARTRDRYGMHRYGQRALLARRLVEHGASWVTMVMENATPFGGEMKKNHTYNWDSHAVNCHIFDDTQYKLGFLDQAIAALIDDLYLRGLNRRVLLVVTGEFGRTPKVEYTKGSQTGVTQPGRDHWPNAMSILVSGACKTGQVVGSTTARAEVPKDRPLSPNDLWATVFRHLGIDHNRTSFPDGSGRPMPMLPHGDVIGELV, encoded by the coding sequence ATGCCCGCCCGCCCCTGCCCCGGCCCGAGCCGCCGGGACGCGCTCAAGTTCGGCTCCGTCGCCCTCGCGTCCGCCGCCCACGGCCTCACCGCCCACGGCAGCCCGGACGACCACACCACCAACGACCCGGCCGTCATCTTCGTGTGGCTCCCCGGCGGGCCGCCGCACCAGGACACGTTCGACATGAAGCCGGACGCGCCGGAGGAGTACCGCGGCGCCTACCGGCCGGTCCGCACGAACGTGACCGGCATCGACGTCTGCGAGCACCTGCCGCGGCTCGCCACGATGGCCGACAAGTACGCCCTGATTCGCTCGGTGTCGCACCGCTTCGCCGACCACGGCGGCGGCCACAAGCGGTTCCTCACCGGCCGCGACCCGGCGCAGCCCGTGGGCTTCGTCAACGACACGCCGATGGTCGGCTCGATGGCCGCCGAGGTGCTCAAGCACAAGCACGCCGCGGTGCCGAACTACGTCTGCGGCGTGGACGGCGGCCGGCAGCAGATCGACACGTTCAGCTTCGGGTCGGCGTACCTCGGCCCGCAGAGCCACCCGTTCACCTTCCACGGCGACCCGTCCGACCCGAAGTTCGACATCCAGGGGCTGAGCGCGCGGCCGGAGCAGTCGGCGCGGCTGGCCGAGCGCGTGGGTGTTCTTGGCGCCCTCGACCGGCCGCTGCGCGGCTCCGACATCACCGGCGCCGCCGGGGCCGTCGACACCCACCGCGGCCGGGCGCTGGAGCTGGTGACGACGGACACGGCGCGGAACGCCTTCGACCTGCGCCGCGAGGACGCCCGCACCCGCGACCGCTACGGCATGCACCGCTACGGCCAGCGGGCGCTGCTGGCCCGGCGGCTGGTCGAGCACGGGGCCAGCTGGGTGACGATGGTGATGGAGAACGCCACGCCGTTCGGCGGCGAGATGAAGAAGAACCACACCTACAACTGGGACTCGCACGCCGTCAACTGCCACATCTTCGACGACACGCAGTACAAGCTCGGCTTCCTGGACCAGGCGATCGCGGCGCTCATCGACGACCTGTACCTGCGCGGCCTGAACCGCCGGGTGCTGCTGGTGGTGACGGGCGAGTTCGGGCGGACGCCGAAGGTGGAGTACACGAAGGGCTCGCAGACGGGCGTGACGCAGCCGGGCCGCGACCACTGGCCGAACGCGATGAGCATCCTGGTGAGCGGCGCGTGCAAGACGGGGCAGGTGGTGGGGAGCACGACGGCGCGGGCGGAGGTGCCGAAGGACCGGCCGCTGTCGCCGAACGACCTGTGGGCGACGGTGTTCCGGCACCTGGGGATCGACCACAATCGGACGAGCTTCCCCGACGGGAGCGGCCGGCCGATGCCGATGCTGCCGCACGGCGACGTGATCGGGGAGCTGGTGTAG